The sequence TGGCCGCCGGTTTCGGCGATCAGCGGAATCGGCCTGCCAGTGGGCGATAAGCGGTCCGCGAGCTGCTTCTGGATCAGCCGGGCGACTTCGGTGGAGCCGGTGAACATCACGCCAGCAGTGTCAGGCGCCGCCACCAGCGCCGCGCCGACGCGGCCGTCGCCCGGGAGAAGCTGCAGCGCCCCGGCCGGAACGCCGGCCTCGTGCAGGATGCGCACGCCTTCAGCCGCGATCAGCGGCGTTTCCTCGGCCGGTTTGGCAAGCACCGGGTTCCCGGCCACGAGGGCGGCGGCAATCTGGCCGGTGAAGATCGCCAGCGGGAAGTTCCAGGGGCTGATGCAGACGATCGGCCCGAGCGGCTTGTGGGCCGGACCGAGCGTGCGACGGGCCTGCTCGGCATAGTAACGCAGGAAATCGATCGCCTCTCGGACCTCGGCAATGGCGTTCGGCAGCGACTTGCCGGCTTCGCGGTCGATCAGGCCGAGAAGGGTCGGCATACGCGCCTGCATCAGGTCGGCCGCGCGATCGAGGCGGGCCGCCCTTTCCGTCGGCGATACGGCTGCCCAGGCCGCGGCCGCTTCGGCGGCAAGGCTGGTCGCGCGCCGTGCGTCAGCGTCGGAGGTCTCGGTGACCGAGCCGACGATGTCGCGATGATCGCCCGGATTCAGCACCGGCCGCGTCTCGCCCGATGCCATGCCGGTTGCAAGCTGCGGTACGGAGGTCCAGGCGGTCGCGGCGCTTGCCCTCAGCACCTCCGTCAGCGATGCAAGAGCAGCTTCATTCGAAAGATCGAGGCCGGCGGAGTTGGTCCGCGCCGCGCCGAAGAGCTTGGGCGGCAGCGCGATCTGATCGTGCTTCGCGCCGACAACCGGCATTGCGCGGACGATTTCGACGGGGTCGGCGACGAGCTCATCGACAGAGACGGTCGGGTCAGCGATGCGGTTGACAAAGGAGGAATTGGCGCCGTTTTCCAGCAGGCGCCGGACGAGATAGGCAAGCAGCGTCTCATGCGTGCCGACCGGCGCATAGATGCGGCAGGGGCGGTTGAGATTGTCGGGCCCGACGACCTCGTCATAGAGTGGTTCACCCATGCCGTGCAGGCACTGGAACTCGTATTTGCCGACCTGAAAGTCCTTGCCGGCCAAGTGATAGACCGTCGCGAGCGTTTGCGCATTGTGGGTCGCAAATTGCGGGAAGATCACGTCGGTTGCCGCCAAAAGCTTGCGAGCGCAGGCGACATAGCAAACGTCGGTATGGATCTTGCGCGTAAAGACCGGGAAATCCTCGAGCCCGTCGAGCTGTGCGCGTTTGATCTCGGCATCCCAATAGGCGCCCTTGACGAGTCGCACCATGATGCGCCGGCCGGAGCGGCGGGCAAGGTCGATGATGAAATCCAAGACGAAGGGGCAGCGCTTGCCATAGGCCTGCACGACGAAGCCCATGCCGTTCCAGCCGGAGAGATCGGCATCGAGGCAGAGCTCTTCCAGGATGTCGAGCGACAGTTCCAGCCGGTCGGCCTCCTCGGCGTCGATGTTAAGGCCGATGTCGTATTTCTTGGCGATCAGCGCCAGTGCCTTCACCCTGGGCAGCAATTCGCTCATGACGCGCGATGCCTGTGCGCGCGAATAGCGCGGATGCAGCGCGGAGAGCTTGATCGAAATGCCGGGGCCTTCGTAAATGCCGCGTCCGGCCGAAGCCTTGCCGATCGCGTGGATGGCGGTCTCGTAGTCCCTGTAATAGCGTTCGGCGTCGACGGCGGTCGTCGCCGCTTCGCCGAGCATGTCATAGGAATAGCTAAAACCCTTCTGCTCGAGCTCCCGCGAGCGGTGTAGGGCCTCCTTGATCGTCTCGCCTGTGACGAACTGCTCACCCATCATTCGCATCGCCATGTCGACGCCGCGGCGGATCACCGGTTCGCCGCAGCGGGCGATCAGCCGCGTCAGCGCGGCGGAAAGGCTGCGGTCGTTGACCGTCGACGTCAGCTTGCCGGTGACGACGAGGCCCCAGGTCGCAGCATTGACGAACAGCGACCGGCCGCCGCCGAGATGCGATTTCCAGTCACCATCGGCAATCTTGTCGCGGATGAGCGCATCGCGTGTTGCCGTATCGGGAATGCGCAGTAGCGCTTCCGCAAGGCACATCAGCGCGACACCCTCCTGGCTCGACAGCGAATATTCATGCACCAGTCCCTCGACGCCTGAACCGTTGTGCTTGGCCCTAAGCGCTTCGATCAGCTTGCGGGCGGTCTTCGCGGCGGAGTCCCGGGTCTCCTTCGAAAGCGTGGCAGCTTCGACCAGCGGCGGCAGGCATTCCGTTTCGGGTCGGCGATAGGCGGCCGTGATTGCCTGGCGCAGCGTGCTTTGCGGGCGGATCGGCGGCGCGAACTCGGCAAACGGCGCAGGCACTGCCTCGGTCGTAAGCTTGGATTTTTGAAGCGGGCTCTGGCTCATTGAACGCTGTCCTCCACGGAACGTTAGCGGGCGCGATCGCGCCTCTGATTTCGTGGGCAGAAAATACGCTTGATCCCGCCGAACATCCATCCGGCAAATCGCCTGCACCGTAGGACGTTTCGCCATGCAGGCCGGCCAAAACCGATGAACATACGGGCGGGGTGGGAATAGGCCGTATGATCCTAAGTCAGGCCGCGACTCCGAAAAGGCGCTCGCGCGCCATCAGACACTCGTCGTCTCCAGGCATGCAAGTACGGCAGACGATGGGCCGCACGGTGTAGATCTTGCAGGTGACGAAACCGCCGAGCGTACCATCGAGCGCCGTGCAACGATCATTCTCGCAGCGCATGCCGCCAAGGTCGGCAGCGACATAGTCCGCCGGTATGCGATCAAGCTCCTCCTCCGTCTCCAGTGAGAAACGCGGCCAATCGGACGAATACGCGCAACAGGCGCCGCAGCTCTGGCAGTCGAAATTCTGGCTCTCGTAATGCCGGCTCTGGGGAAAGGAATGGGTCATGGCGTCAGCCTAGCACGAAGCCGACACCGCCGGAATGCCCAAGGCGTTGGAAGCCTCATGCCACCGTCCCGTCGCGCCTGGCGATCTCGTAATCCTCGGTGTGGACGAGCACGCCGTCACGGGTCACCAGGGCTATACCGTAGGCTGCCGGCTCGTCGACGGAGAGCGAGGCGTCGGGTATGTCGAAGGGCATCGGCTGCTGGTGGACAGGGCTCTTGAAGATGGAGAAGGGAATGCCGCGGCTGGAGCCGCTGATGGTGCGATGGACGTGGCCGGCGAAGATATGGCGCACATTGCCGTGCCGCTCCACGAGCGCGTAAAATTCGTCGTCGTTGATGAGGCGGATCATATCGATGCCCGCAAAGCCGGTCGCGTGAGGAGGATGGTGCATGAAAATCAAGACCGCCCGATCGCCGGCGCTGTCGAGCTGCTGATCGAGCCAAGCGAGGCGCCGTGCACAAAGATAGCCGGCATGGCTGGTCGGATAGTCATAGGGTGGCGCAAAGAGCGTGTCGAGCAAGACGGCCCGGCAGTCGGCAAAATCGATCACCCGCTGGACGAAGCCGTTCTCGTCCGTTGCCACGTCGGAAAACACCTGCAGAAAGACCTCGCGCCGGTCGTGATTGCCGATCATCATCGCGCCCGGCGGCGCAAGCCGCCCAAGGAGCTCCTTCAGCCGCTCGTAGGAGGGGCGGTCGCCGCCATGCGTGAGGTCGCCGGCGAAGATCACCAGATCCGCATCGGCATGATCGCGGTTGACATGGGCAATCCCGTTGGCAAGCCGCCGATAGGGATCGAGCCCGATGATCGCCATGCCTTCGGGAACCATGTGCAGGTCGGTGAAGATGATGAACTTCGTCATGGTGATCCCGGCGATGTGCACTTCGGCCTTCACGCTCCCGCGCTTGCCCATTGCGGTCAAGCGGCATCTTTGGGCGAGTGGATAGCAGGTGGCACGAATAGGAGTTTGTAAGACCGCGCCAGGCCTGTGCCGCTCTTGCAGCTCGGCGGTATTCTGATATATCAGACGAGCACGAATGCCGGAGAGATGTGATGAGATGGAAGCGCACGATCCAATTGCTGGATGTTCATTGCGAGGGCGAAATCGGCAAGGTGGCGATCGGCGGCGTGCCGAAGATCCCGGGCAATTCAATCGCCGAGCAATTGAATCACATCAACACGGTCGACGACAGTCTTCGCCGCTTCCTCTGCCTTGAGCCGCGTTCCGGATCGATCGGTTCGGTTAATTTGCTGTTGCCGCCGAAGCGTCCGGAGGCGGATGCCGGTTTCATCATCCTGCAAGCGGACCAGGCGCATGCTATGTCCGGGTCCAATTCGATTTGCGTGACGACGGCGCTGCTCGAATCCGGCATGATCGAGATGAAGGAGCCGGAAACCGTGGTAATGCTCGACACGGCGGCCGGCCTCGTGAAAGCGACCGCTACCTGCCGCGACGGGCGCTGCGAACGGGTGAAGCTCACCATGGTGCCGTCCTTCGTGCAGGAACTGGACGTCGAAGTCGGCACGCCGGAATGGGGCCGTATCAAGCTTGATCTGTGCTTCGGCGGTGTTTTCTATGCGCTTGTCGATGTCCGCCAGATCGGCACCACGATCGAGAAGGCGAATGCGCGGCGGATCGTCGAGGCGGGCATGGCGCTCAAGGACATCGTCAATCGCACCATCCCGGTTGCGCATCCGGAAATCCCCGAAATCAAGGGCGTCGCCTATGTGATGTTCCGCGATACCGAGGAGGACGGGACCGTCAGGACCTGCACCACCATGTGGCCGGGCCGCGTCGATCGTTCCCCATGCGGCACGGGCAGTTCGGCCAATCTCGCGACGCTGCATGCTCGCGGTCTCGTCAAGGTCGGCGACAGATTGAAATCCCGCTCCATCATCGGTTCAGAATTCGAGGTGGGCCTCGAAGGCGTGACGACGGTCGCCGGCCGACCGGCGATTATCCCAACGATTTCGGGTCGCGGATGGACCTTTGGCTTGCATCAGGTGGCGCTCGATCCCTTCGATCCGCTCGCCGAAGGTTTCGCGCTGACCGATACCTGGGGGCCGCAGGCGGGCGAGATCCGGTGATGTCGGATCGCGCCATCGATCTCGCCCCATCATGTGGCGGTGCCGTCATCACTGGAGCCGATCCGTCTTTGACAGCACGGCGTCAGAGACGCTGCCGGTGATGATCGGGTCGAGTTTTTGCCGGCCGAGCGGATCGTTTCGATCGGCTGCCTGCCCGAACAGATCCTGGGCGGCGGCGGGATTGCGGCTCACGCCTTCGCCGCTTTCGAGCATCAGGCCCAGATTGACCATGGCATCGACGTTGCCGCGCTCGGCTGCGAGCCGATAGAATTTTGCGGCCCGTGCGTTATCCTCGGCGACGAGCCTGCCTTCGTCCAGCATGACAGCAAGATTGAAGGCGGCGACATCGTCGCCGGCGAGTGTCGCGCGTTCGAACCAGCGGATTGCGAGCGCGCCGTCGACAGCAGTGCCGACACCGTCACGATAAGCGACGCCGAGATTGTAAGCGGCGAGAATGTTTCCCATGGCCGCCGCACGCTGGTAGAGCCCGAACGCCGTTTCCCCCTCACCATCGGCGGCGAGAAGGGCGCCATAGTTCACCATTGCCAGCGCATGGCCGTTTCGCGCGGCTTCGCCCAGGATACGCCACGACGGTATTTTCTGACCAGCCCGGTCGAGGACGCGCGCGAGCTGAAACTGCGTCCGCGCGCCGCCATCCTGGTTGTAGGCCTCCCGGCAGGCGGAGAGAGCGACACCGATGCGGATGTCTTCCGTGGCGACGGCCGGGAACGACCTGTTTCGCTCCAGGTCGAATTCGCTGCCGGCTTGCCGGTCGCATTGCTCCGCCGCGGTGAGGTCGGTGGCGCCCGCCGGCGACGGCGTGGCCGCAGCAAGGGAAATGAACGTGATCGCTGCAAGCAGAAGGCCTTTGCCGGTGTGAACGCCGCGCTCGATCCGGTTTTCCATGATGTTGTCCCTCGTACTGGCGGAATCATACCGCCACGCCGCCGCGGCACCTGTTCCTGGGGAAACAGCGAAAAACGTGGTTGACCATCCAGGTTGGGCCCGGCGGTAGTCGCTCGGGAAAAGCGCAATACATCTTGCATCGCCCATGCCTGCGCTTATCCTGCCAGAGGCTCGAACAGGGAGCGTTGCCATGGCGCAGCGACATGTCGATGCGGCAGATATATGTGAAAAGACGGATTTTTGTCGGCGGCCTTATGCTTGCGGCTGTCGGCGCTGGAGTGGTGAGCGCGGCGACGAGCCCGGTCGTCGGCAAGGCTGAGAAGGTGCGCGGAAACGTCCGCCGACGGCAAGGAGAGCAAGATGAGCGGCTTTCCATGGGTGCTGCCGTGCTCGATAAGGACTATGTCTCGACGAGCATCAACAGTTTTGCCGACCTCGCGCTTAGCGAAACGCGCATTCTGCTCGGTCCGCAAACGGAATTGCTGATCGACAGCTTCATTGCCGGCCAGGGCGGCACGCTCGAGCTCGGCCTCGGCCGAATGGTGTTCGACCGGCCCGAGGGATTGCCGAAGATCGACGTTGCGGTTCGCACGGTCTTTGGGATGATCGGCGTCCGCGGCACGACGTTTTTCTGCGGCCCGAGCCGCGCCGCGGCTTTTGCCGTCTTCGTGGAGCACGGCGCCGTGTCTGTCGAAGGTGGTGGTGTGACGCGGACGGTCACCGCTGGCCAGGGCGTCGATTTCAGCCGGCCCGGCGCCCCGCCAAGTGAGCCGACGAACTGGGGCCAGGCGCGGATCAGGGAAGCCTATGCGAGTGTCGGGCTAAGGTAGCGTTTTGCTGGATTTCCCCCACCCGGCGTCTCAGCTTCTGCAATCATTCACATGTTCTACGCGCCGCCGCCGTCGCCAGCGACAGTGAAGAGCTCGATCGATCCGAAGCCGCGGATCTCGTGCAGGCCGAGGCTGCGCAGCCCCGCTTTGCATTGGGCGGCCGCTGCCGGGCCGATGCAGATCGCGGTTCCGAGAAACTTGTTGGCTTCCTGAAGCCGAGCGGCGAGGTTCACCGCGTCGCCATGCGCGGTGTAGTCGAGTTTTCCGCCGGCGCCGACTTCGCCCAACACCGCCGGCCCGGTTTCGATGCCGATCCGGGTCCGGCCGAAGCCGTTCTTGGCAAATTGCGGCCGCATGCGCATCTCTTCCGTCAAGGCGTGGATTGCCACCGCGCATTCGATCGCCTTGTCGACGTGATCGGCGAGGTCCTCCGGGGCATTGAAGAGCGCATGGACGGCGTCGCCAACCACCTTGTCGACCATGCCGCCATGGCGGGAGACGAGCGCATTCACCTCGGCAAAATAGATGTCGAGCAGCGCCACGAGCTCACGCGGCCCGAGTTTCTGCGCCAGCGTCGAAAAGCTCTCTATATCGGTGAAGAGTGCCGTCACCGGGCGCTCCTCGCCGCCGATACGGCCTCGATCCGGTTCGTCTATGTAGCGCGCCACCACGGACTGCGGCAGATATTGCGAGAACTTCTGCCGGGCGATCGCCTCGGCGCGGCGGGCATGGGCGAGCTGGAGCGCGCTCGTTACGATGAGGACCGCCGTCAGGACCGTCGAGACGCTGACGGCATCGACGAGCCAGCCCGTTGCGGCATAGATAGCGCCGGCACCCGCCGTCACCAGGAGGATGGCGACAAAGCCAAGCGCCAGGGTTGTCACCGGGCGGAGCTTCGTTGCGCCGTAGGCGGCAAGCATTCCGGCACCGAGGCTCAGGAGCGCTTCGAGCAGAGGCAGCCCCCGATCGCGGTATGGAACGAAGCCGGTCATGACCGCATTGGCGATGTCGGCATGAATCTGCACCGAGGCTTCGAGCGGCATGGACGCGGTTGGCCTCAGGCCACCAAGGCTTGGCATGCTGCTGCCGATAAAGACGAGCTTGCCCGCAAACCGGTTCCCGTCAATCCGGTCGGCCATGACATCGGCTGCCGAAAACGTACGCGCGGCAATTGCCTCTGCCGAGCTGGCGACGAAACGGAGATTGCCGCTTTCGTCGAGCGGGATGATGGCGTGGTCGAGCCTGAGCCAGGCCGGTGCGCCGCCGAGCACAGGCGTGCTGCTATCGGCTGTGAGCCGCGCCGCTTCGATGGCGAGTGCCGGATAGGCATCGTTGCCGAGGATTGCAAAGGCCTGTACGCGCCTGACGCGCGCATCCCCGTCGCCGACGAGGAAGGCGGCCGCTGCCGCCTTCGATCGATCCATAAAGGCGGGACAGGCGGTTTCCGCACCCTCGATGAACCAGGTCTCGGGAACGGCAAGCTGCCGGCGCAGGGCGAGCGGAGGAACCGGGCGCGGATGTTCCAGCGCCCGCTCGGCAGCCAGAAAACCGAGAACGACCGGCGCATCGTCAATCGCCGAGGCGAGAGCCATGTTGGCGGCAGAGGCCGGATCGCAATCGGAACTGAAGACGAAATCGACGGCAATCACCTTTGCGCCGGCCGCGGCAACCCGCGATATCAGATCGGCCGTCGCGGCTCTGTCCCAGTTCCCGGCGGCTTCATGAGCCTTGCGATCGACGTCGACGACGACGACGTCTGGCGACCGGGGCGAGGGCACCCACTGGGTGAGATTGTCAAAAAAGAGTTCGCGTTGCGTCCGAAAGACCGTTTCGGCATAGAGATAGAGCAGCAGCGCCGCCGCGAGGCTTGCGATGATCCCGCCGGCAACCGGGGTAATGCGAAAATGCGGCCTCGGCTTCAGGCTCAATCGGCCTAGTCCTCCTCCGGATCGGCTATGCTCAAGAGCCGCCCGACATTGCAGCAAACGATGCCGTCCGTGCGCTTGAGAGCACCGCTTTCCTCCAGGGACAGGATGGCTCGGTTCACTTTCGGTCGGCTTGCGCCGAGAATGGCGGCGATGTCGGTCTGGCTTAAAGTGAGCCGGAGATTGGCGCTCGCCGGCAGTTCATTGCCGTGGATCTGTCTCAGTGTCGCCAGGAAGAAGCGCGCCACGCGGGCGTTGAGGTCGTAGAGGGCGATAGTTTCCAGCCGCTCCGTCGTATCGCGCAGCTGCGCGCAGAGGAAGCGAATGACCGCCTCGGCAATTTTCGGTTTCTGCGTGATGAGATCGAGAAAGGCCTTCTTGCCGATCACGTAGCCCTCGGAGGCGGTGATTGCGGTCGCATCGGCCGATCGCGGCTGGCTATCGAGCACCGCCATTTCACCGAACAGCGACCCGGCCTCGTGCTGCCGCAACATTAGTTCGCGGCCTTGCGGCGTGAATAGCGAAAGCTTGATACGTCCGGAAATCACAACAACCATGTAGTTGCCTTCGTCGCCGCGCTGGAAGATGACCGTGCCCGCGGGCCATTTCCGATAGGTGGCGATGCCGGCGAGCTCGCACAGCGTTTCCTTGTCGAACTCTTCAAAAATAGGGAAGGACCGCCAGAAGGCGGGACTCCTGTTGACTTCGGTCATGAGATTTCCCCGTGCGTGCCCTCGACGCCCGGGAATTCTTTACGCAGTCGGCGCTTCTTGCAACAGAAAAGCGCTTGAGCAACCTCGCGAGCAGACCGTTAGAGGCAGAATGTTGACGACAAATCGCATTCGTCTCCGTATTGTGAACGATCTGTTTCCGCAGCGGCGGCTAGATCATTCTGTGGAAGCTGGTATCCCTGTCGCCAAATATGTTTCCAACAGGAGCCTCGCGCATGTCCCAGAATGTCATCGTCCTTATCGGACGCATTCTTCTCTCGATCATCTTCATCATGTCCGGCTTCGGAAAGCTCGCCGATCCGGCGGCGACCGCCGGCATGATCACCAATGCCGGATGGCCGGCGGCAACCGCACTCGCCTATCTGGCCGGTCTCTTCGAACTGATCGCGGGCATTGCCGTGCTGGTCGGCTTTCAGACGCGCATCGCATCCTATCTCCTTGCCGCATTCTGCCTGGTAACGGCTTTCGTCTTCCACAGCGGCGCAATCAACATCCCGGACTTCCCGCCGGCCGCCAACGGCCTGCTGACGGTCTTCAACCAAATCATGATGATGAAGAACATCACGATCGCTGGCGCCTTCGTCGTGCTGGCGGGCTTCGGCCCCGGCACGCTGTCCGTAGATGCCCGCCTTGGAAATTCCCTCGTTACCGCCTAACGCGTGACGCAAAATCTCTGGCCAACAGAAGGACCCGCCGGTCGTCCCGGCGGGTTCTTTGCACTGTCAGATGATCTCAGGGATAAATCACGCCCTTGCGCAGGATGACGTTGCCGTAGAGCCGGGGTTCGCTGGTTTGCACCACGGTGTGGGCGGCCTTCACGCGCGGATAAAAATCCGCGCCAAGCAACGGCACGACTCGCCGCGCCGGTTCGTGCTTGCCGCAGCATTCGACGATTTCCCGATGCACGGGATCGAGCGCGTCCTTGTCCTGCCTGATCGTGGCGCGGAAGATCGCTTCGGGCACGAAATCGTCGATCGGCAGGACGCTGAGGATGGCGTCGAGCACGGGAATGAGGCCATGCCCGTCGAGCCGAACCAACCGGCGCGCGTGTTCCTGGCCGGGATAGTTTCCGTCGACGAGTGCGATCTCGTCGCCGTGCCCCATCGCTCTCAGCGCGGAAAGAAGTTCCGGACTGAGGATGGGGTTTATTCCTTTCAGCATCAGCTAAGCTCCTTGAAGAGGACGTTCGTGTCGAGCAGGTAACGGGAGAAGAGGGGCAGGCTCGCGCCGCCGATCGCCCGGGCGTGACTTCCGACTGCGCCCTCGACGAGGTCCGGAACGGTAACGCCCTGGAGGTCGAGCGTCTTCAGCGCCTTCCGCGTGGCGGCCAGAATGCGCGCCCTGACCCAGGGGGGGAAACCGCCGTCGATCACGGCTGCGGAAAAATCGATGATGGAAACGGCGGAAACGATGGCCTGCGCAAGTGCCGCGGCCGTTTCCTGGATCCAGATCTCGAGCGGCTCGCCGAAGTCGATCCAGTCGTCTGCCGAATACCAGAGCGGCTGCGGATCGATGCCGCGTTCGCGCAAGAGGTTCTCGAGCACGAAGACGGAGGCGATCTTCAGCAATTGCGTCGACTTGCCGTCCTTGCCTGAAACCGGCAGCGGACCGACCGCCCCGGCAGTGCCGGTCCGCCCCGAGAAGAGAGCGGAGTTGAGCACGATGCCGCCGCCGATGAAGGAGCCGATATAGAAATAGACGAAGTCGGGATAGCTGGCGCCGACACCGAAGGCGAGTTCCGCGCCGCAGGCGCTGGTCCCGTCGTTCTGCAGGAAGACCGGGTGCGAGATCCGCGAGGCGACCGCCGCCTGCAGGTTAAAATCGCGCCACTTGTTCATTTCTTCCCGCGGCGCGCCGACTTCTTCCGCCCAGTTCCACAGTTCGAACGGCGTCGCGATGCCGACGCCGGCGATGCGCTTGCGCTCGTCCGGGCCAAGCTGCCGTTCGAGTTTGTCGATGCCGTCGACGATGAAGGTGACGATGTCATCGGGCAGCGGGTAGTTGTGAATCTTGTGCAGGTGTAGCCGTATGGTACCGAGGAAGTCCATCAGAACCAGGTCGGCGCTGCGGCGACCGATCTTCACGCCAAAGGAATAGACCGCATCCGCATTGAGCCGCATGGGGATCGAAGGTTGCCCAACACGGCCGCGCACCGGAGCGCCGCGGGTGAGGAGGCCATCGGCTTCGAGCGCGCGCATGATGACCGAGAC is a genomic window of Sinorhizobium numidicum containing:
- a CDS encoding FecR family protein, which translates into the protein MRQIYVKRRIFVGGLMLAAVGAGVVSAATSPVVGKAEKVRGNVRRRQGEQDERLSMGAAVLDKDYVSTSINSFADLALSETRILLGPQTELLIDSFIAGQGGTLELGLGRMVFDRPEGLPKIDVAVRTVFGMIGVRGTTFFCGPSRAAAFAVFVEHGAVSVEGGGVTRTVTAGQGVDFSRPGAPPSEPTNWGQARIREAYASVGLR
- a CDS encoding RbsD/FucU family protein, which gives rise to MLKGINPILSPELLSALRAMGHGDEIALVDGNYPGQEHARRLVRLDGHGLIPVLDAILSVLPIDDFVPEAIFRATIRQDKDALDPVHREIVECCGKHEPARRVVPLLGADFYPRVKAAHTVVQTSEPRLYGNVILRKGVIYP
- a CDS encoding proline racemase family protein: MRWKRTIQLLDVHCEGEIGKVAIGGVPKIPGNSIAEQLNHINTVDDSLRRFLCLEPRSGSIGSVNLLLPPKRPEADAGFIILQADQAHAMSGSNSICVTTALLESGMIEMKEPETVVMLDTAAGLVKATATCRDGRCERVKLTMVPSFVQELDVEVGTPEWGRIKLDLCFGGVFYALVDVRQIGTTIEKANARRIVEAGMALKDIVNRTIPVAHPEIPEIKGVAYVMFRDTEEDGTVRTCTTMWPGRVDRSPCGTGSSANLATLHARGLVKVGDRLKSRSIIGSEFEVGLEGVTTVAGRPAIIPTISGRGWTFGLHQVALDPFDPLAEGFALTDTWGPQAGEIR
- a CDS encoding tetratricopeptide repeat protein; the protein is MLDEGRLVAEDNARAAKFYRLAAERGNVDAMVNLGLMLESGEGVSRNPAAAQDLFGQAADRNDPLGRQKLDPIITGSVSDAVLSKTDRLQ
- a CDS encoding Crp/Fnr family transcriptional regulator, producing MTEVNRSPAFWRSFPIFEEFDKETLCELAGIATYRKWPAGTVIFQRGDEGNYMVVVISGRIKLSLFTPQGRELMLRQHEAGSLFGEMAVLDSQPRSADATAITASEGYVIGKKAFLDLITQKPKIAEAVIRFLCAQLRDTTERLETIALYDLNARVARFFLATLRQIHGNELPASANLRLTLSQTDIAAILGASRPKVNRAILSLEESGALKRTDGIVCCNVGRLLSIADPEED
- the putA gene encoding trifunctional transcriptional regulator/proline dehydrogenase/L-glutamate gamma-semialdehyde dehydrogenase; this translates as MSQSPLQKSKLTTEAVPAPFAEFAPPIRPQSTLRQAITAAYRRPETECLPPLVEAATLSKETRDSAAKTARKLIEALRAKHNGSGVEGLVHEYSLSSQEGVALMCLAEALLRIPDTATRDALIRDKIADGDWKSHLGGGRSLFVNAATWGLVVTGKLTSTVNDRSLSAALTRLIARCGEPVIRRGVDMAMRMMGEQFVTGETIKEALHRSRELEQKGFSYSYDMLGEAATTAVDAERYYRDYETAIHAIGKASAGRGIYEGPGISIKLSALHPRYSRAQASRVMSELLPRVKALALIAKKYDIGLNIDAEEADRLELSLDILEELCLDADLSGWNGMGFVVQAYGKRCPFVLDFIIDLARRSGRRIMVRLVKGAYWDAEIKRAQLDGLEDFPVFTRKIHTDVCYVACARKLLAATDVIFPQFATHNAQTLATVYHLAGKDFQVGKYEFQCLHGMGEPLYDEVVGPDNLNRPCRIYAPVGTHETLLAYLVRRLLENGANSSFVNRIADPTVSVDELVADPVEIVRAMPVVGAKHDQIALPPKLFGAARTNSAGLDLSNEAALASLTEVLRASAATAWTSVPQLATGMASGETRPVLNPGDHRDIVGSVTETSDADARRATSLAAEAAAAWAAVSPTERAARLDRAADLMQARMPTLLGLIDREAGKSLPNAIAEVREAIDFLRYYAEQARRTLGPAHKPLGPIVCISPWNFPLAIFTGQIAAALVAGNPVLAKPAEETPLIAAEGVRILHEAGVPAGALQLLPGDGRVGAALVAAPDTAGVMFTGSTEVARLIQKQLADRLSPTGRPIPLIAETGGQNAMIVDSSALAEQVVGDVIASAFDSAGQRCSALRVLCLQEDIADRTLTMLKGALHELNIGRTDRLSVDVGPVITAEAKGIIEKHIEAMRGLGRKVEQIGLAADTDQGTFVPPTIIELEKLSDLKREVFGPVLHVIRYRRDDLDRLIDDINATGYGLTFGLHTRLDETIAHVTSRIKAGNLYVNRNIIGAVVGVQPFGGRGLSGTGPKAGGPLYLGRLVTTAPVPPQHSSVHTDPVLLDFAKWLDGKGARAEAEAARDYGSSSALGLELELPGPVGEHNLYALHPRGRVLLVPETEAGLYRQFAAALATGNSVVIDAASGLQPLLKNLPSTVVLRLSWSKDWAADGPFAGALVEGDAERIRAVNKAIADLPGPLLLVQAASSDEIARNPDAYCLNWLVEEVSTSINTAAAGGNASLMAIG
- a CDS encoding YkgJ family cysteine cluster protein, producing the protein MTHSFPQSRHYESQNFDCQSCGACCAYSSDWPRFSLETEEELDRIPADYVAADLGGMRCENDRCTALDGTLGGFVTCKIYTVRPIVCRTCMPGDDECLMARERLFGVAA
- a CDS encoding CHASE2 domain-containing protein, translated to MSLKPRPHFRITPVAGGIIASLAAALLLYLYAETVFRTQRELFFDNLTQWVPSPRSPDVVVVDVDRKAHEAAGNWDRAATADLISRVAAAGAKVIAVDFVFSSDCDPASAANMALASAIDDAPVVLGFLAAERALEHPRPVPPLALRRQLAVPETWFIEGAETACPAFMDRSKAAAAAFLVGDGDARVRRVQAFAILGNDAYPALAIEAARLTADSSTPVLGGAPAWLRLDHAIIPLDESGNLRFVASSAEAIAARTFSAADVMADRIDGNRFAGKLVFIGSSMPSLGGLRPTASMPLEASVQIHADIANAVMTGFVPYRDRGLPLLEALLSLGAGMLAAYGATKLRPVTTLALGFVAILLVTAGAGAIYAATGWLVDAVSVSTVLTAVLIVTSALQLAHARRAEAIARQKFSQYLPQSVVARYIDEPDRGRIGGEERPVTALFTDIESFSTLAQKLGPRELVALLDIYFAEVNALVSRHGGMVDKVVGDAVHALFNAPEDLADHVDKAIECAVAIHALTEEMRMRPQFAKNGFGRTRIGIETGPAVLGEVGAGGKLDYTAHGDAVNLAARLQEANKFLGTAICIGPAAAAQCKAGLRSLGLHEIRGFGSIELFTVAGDGGGA
- a CDS encoding DoxX family protein; this encodes MSQNVIVLIGRILLSIIFIMSGFGKLADPAATAGMITNAGWPAATALAYLAGLFELIAGIAVLVGFQTRIASYLLAAFCLVTAFVFHSGAINIPDFPPAANGLLTVFNQIMMMKNITIAGAFVVLAGFGPGTLSVDARLGNSLVTA
- a CDS encoding phosphodiesterase translates to MTKFIIFTDLHMVPEGMAIIGLDPYRRLANGIAHVNRDHADADLVIFAGDLTHGGDRPSYERLKELLGRLAPPGAMMIGNHDRREVFLQVFSDVATDENGFVQRVIDFADCRAVLLDTLFAPPYDYPTSHAGYLCARRLAWLDQQLDSAGDRAVLIFMHHPPHATGFAGIDMIRLINDDEFYALVERHGNVRHIFAGHVHRTISGSSRGIPFSIFKSPVHQQPMPFDIPDASLSVDEPAAYGIALVTRDGVLVHTEDYEIARRDGTVA